In a genomic window of Strix aluco isolate bStrAlu1 chromosome 3, bStrAlu1.hap1, whole genome shotgun sequence:
- the CIMIP2C gene encoding LOW QUALITY PROTEIN: ciliary microtubule inner protein 2C (The sequence of the model RefSeq protein was modified relative to this genomic sequence to represent the inferred CDS: substituted 1 base at 1 genomic stop codon) has translation MSYPQGPQTVPACQDLWPRTPLPTHFSLDGARSQELGRFYQLSQQHREFYQDKSGTLHLIPYFVLPSKEKERFPHPFDLTPLSAKTRWHLLRVSPVNLRTYQTFPSGKRVTSQERQLXDSFFEYRA, from the exons ATGAGCTACCCCCAGGGTCCCCAGACCGTGCCCGCATGCCAGGACCTGTGGCCACGCACCCCACTGCCCACCCACTTCAGCCTGGACGGTGCCCGATCCCAGGAGCTGGGCAGGTTTTACCAG CTGAGCCAGCAGCACCGTGAGTTTTACCAGGACAAGAGTGGGACACTGCACCTCATTCCCTACTTTGTGCTGCCctcaaaggaaaaggagagatttcCTCATCCATTTGACCT cacaccGCTCAGCGCCAAGACCCGCTGGCATTTGCTGCGGGTGTCACCGGTGAACCTGCGGACCTACCAGACCTTCCCCTCAGGGAAGAGGGTCACCTCCCAGGAGAGACAGCTCTGAGACAGCTTTTTCGAGTACCGAGCCTAA